In the Cotesia glomerata isolate CgM1 unplaced genomic scaffold, MPM_Cglom_v2.3 scaffold_125, whole genome shotgun sequence genome, one interval contains:
- the LOC123273713 gene encoding negative elongation factor E: MVYLHFPSNLTEEEKMLQDKYNKLKRKKKALQDLKTPKPEPERMPQAPKRPTEARDAREVAKKLIKSGVITAPKTPKRPEQSFKRPRGLERKLNSTEKTISSYQPFCPTQPEEEEADAAARPRVKGLYESFVSAKSDSKPVTDKIPSKPDPKPRAGNTIFVSGYKISEDYLKKHFTCFGSILNISMEAEKNRGFITFDKPEAAERAISERDGSVVSSIQLKVSLARRQPVIEPINDTTSSAVWSSIAANYSQKSAHKDVRDMKVYDEDLFQ; this comes from the exons atggtgTATTTACACTTCCCTTCAAATTTAACTGAAGAGGAAAAGATGCTGCAAGATAAATACAACAAACTAAAGCGAAAG aAAAAAGCGCTCCAGGATTTAAAAACTCCAAAACCTGAGCCTGAACGGATGCCCCAGGCGCCAAAACGACCGACGGAAGCGCGAGATGCTCGAGAAGTcgccaaaaaattaattaaatctggAGTAATAACAGCACCAAAGACTCCCAAGCGTCCAGAGCAGTCATTCAAACGTCCCCGAGGTTTAGAGAGAAAATTAAACAGCACAGAGAAAACTATTTCTTCCTACCAGCCTTTTTGTCCAACGCAGCCCGAAGAAGAGGAAGCTGACGCAGCTGCCAGACCCAGAGTAAAGGGCCTCTATGAGTCTTTCGTCAGCGCGAAGAGCGACAGCAAACCTGTCACAGACAAAATACCCTCGAAGCCAGACCCTAAGCCTCGTGCTGGGAATACCATCTTCGTGTCTGGGTACAAGATATCCGAGGACTATTTAAAGAAACATTTCACCTGTTTTGGgagtattttaaatatctcgatgGAGGCTGAGAAAAA CCGTGGTTTCATTACCTTTGACAAACCAGAAGCAGCGGAGCGTGCAATAAGCGAGAGGGATGGCAGCGTGGTGTCGTCAATTCAACTAAAAGTATCTTTAGCCCGACGACAGCCGGTTATTGAACCGATTAATGACACTACCTCAAGTGCTGTGTGGTCATCCATCGCTGCTAATTACTCACAAAAAAGCGCTCACAAAGATGTGAGGGATATGAAAGTTTATGATGAAGACTTGTTTCAATAA
- the LOC123273714 gene encoding uncharacterized protein LOC123273714: MYKNAPVNDQTMEIVPCDHEIENVAQAKREIADNNNNNNLLGDDIQNWLLKNANEEKWKEPREELCKKGYFLWEEYAMLYYLMKSGKYSRQFNSEKIWSLMKNEYEFLPHRSTKSLATHFEQILQWGLSQFHVSDEVIATIISHRITE, from the exons ATGTATAAAAACGCGCCAGTAAATGATCAAACAATGGAAATTGTTCCGTGTGATCATGAAATAGAGAATGTTGCCCAGGCTAAAAGAGAAATagctgataataataataataataatctattagGAGATGATATTCAAAATTggctattaaaaaatgcaaacGAGGAAAAGTGGAAGGAACCCAGAGAAGAGCT gtgCAAAAAGGGTTACTTTCTTTGGGAAGAGTACGCGATGTTGTATTATTTGATGAAGAGTGGGAAGTACAGTAGACAGTTCAACAgcgaaaaaatttggagtttgATGAAAAATGAGTATGAG TTCTTACCCCATCGTTCTACTAAATCTTTGGCTACCCATTTCGAACAGATATTGCAGTGGGGTTTGTCACAGTTCCATGTGTCTGATGAAGTTATTGCCACCATCATTAGTCATCGTATCACGGAATAA